In a single window of the Rhodamnia argentea isolate NSW1041297 chromosome 2, ASM2092103v1, whole genome shotgun sequence genome:
- the LOC115737337 gene encoding anoctamin-like protein At1g73020 isoform X1, translated as MVGHREEEPVYEIAVAVPKRRVKEGDESEDCVEVLVDEFRKAGLITDRVVGIADEFIKLAAPLETLGRTAAKLRMRKPTHIGMDLQFEWEDVNAFVRQPDGSLFSWCERFHFYRHLIYGIVNKSQSDIILKWDMEEIHWERGEPLLQRLESESIVKQVFPMHIETKRKELLRSWALNWLDFTKQPIDDIYSYFGTKIAVYFAFLGMYTRWMLFPAGLGLISQLIDFGPFQLLVLPIFFVSITLWAVMFFQFWKRKNSALLTRWQISYSVEADPGYDLGYKLSGKEWSLVQSTVELAGKEGQDRRKDKEKFQREEWFGAFLRVRNDAIVILCIICLQLPFELAYAHLYEVVGSDVIKFGLTAIYLFLIQHFTRIGGKVSVQLINHEKNVSREYRADSLVYKVFGLYFMQSYIGLFYHALLHRNFKTLRQVLIQRLIISEVLENLWENSFPYLKYSYKKHKVRKNKRHEKGSTRGKIQFASRVEKEYLKPSYSASIGEELEDGLFDDFLELALQFGMIMMFACVFPLAFAFAALVCPVQNNITEIRTDALKLLVIMKRPEPRTSVTIGAWLNIFQFLIVMSICTNSALLVCLYDQEGKWKIEPGLAAILVMEHVLLLIKFGVSRFVPEEPAWVRANRVKNATQAQDVCSKQLLRTISAKATKDD; from the exons CTGGCAGCTCCTTTGGAAACTTTAGGAAGGACAGCCGCTAAGTTACGTATGAGGAAACCAACACATATTG GGATGGACTTGCAATTTGAGTGGGAGGACGTCAATGCTTTTGTGCGTCAGCCGGACGGTTCATTGTTCAGCTGGTGTGAGCGTTTTCATTTCTACCGCCACTTGATATATGGGATA GTGAATAAGAGCCAGTCAGATATCATTCTAAAGTGGGATATGGAAGAAATCCACTGGGAACGTGGTGAACCTTTACTACAAAGATTGGAGTCAGAGAGCATTGTCAAACAAGTGTTTCCTATGCATA TTGAAACAAAGAGGAAAGAGCTTCTGAGAAGTTGGGCATTGAATTGGTTGGACTTCACAAAACAGCCAATTGATGATATTTACTCGTACTTTGGCACAAAG ATTGCAGTCTACTTCGCTTTTCTTGGAATGTATACTCGGTGGATGCTGTTTCCTGCAGGACTTGGGCTCATTTCACAGTTGATTGATTTTGG GCCATTCCAACTGCTAGTCCTCCCAATTTTCTTTGTAAGCATCACATTATGGGCTGTAATGTTTTTCCAGTTCTGGAAGCGTAAAAACTCTGCCCTTCTAACCAG GTGGCAGATCAGTTATTCAGTTGAAGCTGACCCTGGTTATGACCTGGGCTATAAGCTCTCTGGCAAAGAATGGAGCTTGGTACAGTCAACTGTGGAACTGGCTGGTAAAGAAGGGCAAGATAGAAGGAAGGATAAGGAAAAGTTTCAAAGAGAAGAATGGTTCGGAGCTTTTCTGAGGGTCAGGAACGATGCAATTGTTATCCTGTGTATCATATGCCTCCAGCTGCCATTTGAATTGGCCTATGCACATCTTTACGAGGTCGTTGGATCTGATGTTATAAA GTTTGGGCTGACAGCCATCTATCTCTTCCTCATTCAGCACTTCACAAGGATTGGGGGTAAAGTATCGGTTCAGCTGATTAACCATGAGAAAAATGTTAGCAGAGAATACCGGGCTGATAGCTTGGTCTATAAG GTTTTCGGTCTCTATTTTATGCAATCATATATTGGACTTTTCTACCACGCCCTCCTGCACCGGAACTTCAAGACTCTCCGTCAAGTCTTGATTCAGCGCCTCATCATCTCAGAG GTTTTGGAAAACCTGTGGGAGAACTCTTTCCCCTATCTGAAGTACAGTTATAAGAAACACAAAGTTAG AAAGAATAAAAGGCATGAAAAAGGATCAACAAGGGGCAAAATTCAATTTGCATCAAGGGTAGAAAAGGAATATCTGAAACCGTCCTACTCTGCAAGCATTGGGGAGGAGCTCGAGGATGGGCTGTTTGATG ATTTCTTGGAGTTGGCATTACAATTCGGAATGATCATGATGTTCGCTTGCGTATTCCCTCTTGCATTTGCCTTTGCTGCCTTG GTCTGTCCTGTGCAGAACAACATCACCGAGATTAGGACAGATGCACTGAAGCTGTTAGTTATCATGAAGAGACCCGAACCTCGTACTTCTGTGACCATTGGAGCTTGGTTGAATATATTTCAG TTTCTAATAGTGATGTCCATATGCACAAATTCCGCTCTCCTGGTGTGTTTATACGATCaggaaggaaaatggaaaattgaaCCTGGACTTGCAGCAATCCTAGTCATGGAACATGTGCTCCTGCTCATCAAGTTTGGAGTTTCTCGTTTTGTTCCTGAG GAACCCGCGTGGGTGAGGGCAAACCGTGTGAAGAATGCAACTCAGGCGCAGGACGTGTGCTCCAAACAGTTGTTGAGAACAATATCGGCCAAAGCTACCAAGGATGATTGA
- the LOC115737337 gene encoding anoctamin-like protein At1g73020 isoform X2 — protein MVGHREEEPVYEIAVAVPKRRVKEGDESEDCVEVLVDEFRKAGLITDRVVGIADEFIKLAAPLETLGRTAAKLRMRKPTHIGMDLQFEWEDVNAFVRQPDGSLFSWCERFHFYRHLIYGIVNKSQSDIILKWDMEEIHWERGEPLLQRLESESIVKQVFPMHIETKRKELLRSWALNWLDFTKQPIDDIYSYFGTKIAVYFAFLGMYTRWMLFPAGLGLISQLIDFGPFQLLVLPIFFVSITLWAVMFFQFWKRKNSALLTRWQISYSVEADPGYDLGYKLSGKEWSLVQSTVELAGKEGQDRRKDKEKFQREEWFGAFLRVRNDAIVILCIICLQLPFELAYAHLYEVVGSDVIKFGLTAIYLFLIQHFTRIGGKVSVQLINHEKNVSREYRADSLVYKVFGLYFMQSYIGLFYHALLHRNFKTLRQVLIQRLIISEVLENLWENSFPYLKYSYKKHKVRKNKRHEKGSTRGKIQFASRVEKEYLKPSYSASIGEELEDGLFDDFLELALQFGMIMMFACVFPLAFAFAALNNITEIRTDALKLLVIMKRPEPRTSVTIGAWLNIFQFLIVMSICTNSALLVCLYDQEGKWKIEPGLAAILVMEHVLLLIKFGVSRFVPEEPAWVRANRVKNATQAQDVCSKQLLRTISAKATKDD, from the exons CTGGCAGCTCCTTTGGAAACTTTAGGAAGGACAGCCGCTAAGTTACGTATGAGGAAACCAACACATATTG GGATGGACTTGCAATTTGAGTGGGAGGACGTCAATGCTTTTGTGCGTCAGCCGGACGGTTCATTGTTCAGCTGGTGTGAGCGTTTTCATTTCTACCGCCACTTGATATATGGGATA GTGAATAAGAGCCAGTCAGATATCATTCTAAAGTGGGATATGGAAGAAATCCACTGGGAACGTGGTGAACCTTTACTACAAAGATTGGAGTCAGAGAGCATTGTCAAACAAGTGTTTCCTATGCATA TTGAAACAAAGAGGAAAGAGCTTCTGAGAAGTTGGGCATTGAATTGGTTGGACTTCACAAAACAGCCAATTGATGATATTTACTCGTACTTTGGCACAAAG ATTGCAGTCTACTTCGCTTTTCTTGGAATGTATACTCGGTGGATGCTGTTTCCTGCAGGACTTGGGCTCATTTCACAGTTGATTGATTTTGG GCCATTCCAACTGCTAGTCCTCCCAATTTTCTTTGTAAGCATCACATTATGGGCTGTAATGTTTTTCCAGTTCTGGAAGCGTAAAAACTCTGCCCTTCTAACCAG GTGGCAGATCAGTTATTCAGTTGAAGCTGACCCTGGTTATGACCTGGGCTATAAGCTCTCTGGCAAAGAATGGAGCTTGGTACAGTCAACTGTGGAACTGGCTGGTAAAGAAGGGCAAGATAGAAGGAAGGATAAGGAAAAGTTTCAAAGAGAAGAATGGTTCGGAGCTTTTCTGAGGGTCAGGAACGATGCAATTGTTATCCTGTGTATCATATGCCTCCAGCTGCCATTTGAATTGGCCTATGCACATCTTTACGAGGTCGTTGGATCTGATGTTATAAA GTTTGGGCTGACAGCCATCTATCTCTTCCTCATTCAGCACTTCACAAGGATTGGGGGTAAAGTATCGGTTCAGCTGATTAACCATGAGAAAAATGTTAGCAGAGAATACCGGGCTGATAGCTTGGTCTATAAG GTTTTCGGTCTCTATTTTATGCAATCATATATTGGACTTTTCTACCACGCCCTCCTGCACCGGAACTTCAAGACTCTCCGTCAAGTCTTGATTCAGCGCCTCATCATCTCAGAG GTTTTGGAAAACCTGTGGGAGAACTCTTTCCCCTATCTGAAGTACAGTTATAAGAAACACAAAGTTAG AAAGAATAAAAGGCATGAAAAAGGATCAACAAGGGGCAAAATTCAATTTGCATCAAGGGTAGAAAAGGAATATCTGAAACCGTCCTACTCTGCAAGCATTGGGGAGGAGCTCGAGGATGGGCTGTTTGATG ATTTCTTGGAGTTGGCATTACAATTCGGAATGATCATGATGTTCGCTTGCGTATTCCCTCTTGCATTTGCCTTTGCTGCCTTG AACAACATCACCGAGATTAGGACAGATGCACTGAAGCTGTTAGTTATCATGAAGAGACCCGAACCTCGTACTTCTGTGACCATTGGAGCTTGGTTGAATATATTTCAG TTTCTAATAGTGATGTCCATATGCACAAATTCCGCTCTCCTGGTGTGTTTATACGATCaggaaggaaaatggaaaattgaaCCTGGACTTGCAGCAATCCTAGTCATGGAACATGTGCTCCTGCTCATCAAGTTTGGAGTTTCTCGTTTTGTTCCTGAG GAACCCGCGTGGGTGAGGGCAAACCGTGTGAAGAATGCAACTCAGGCGCAGGACGTGTGCTCCAAACAGTTGTTGAGAACAATATCGGCCAAAGCTACCAAGGATGATTGA
- the LOC115737337 gene encoding anoctamin-like protein At1g73020 isoform X3, with amino-acid sequence MRKPTHIGMDLQFEWEDVNAFVRQPDGSLFSWCERFHFYRHLIYGIVNKSQSDIILKWDMEEIHWERGEPLLQRLESESIVKQVFPMHIETKRKELLRSWALNWLDFTKQPIDDIYSYFGTKIAVYFAFLGMYTRWMLFPAGLGLISQLIDFGPFQLLVLPIFFVSITLWAVMFFQFWKRKNSALLTRWQISYSVEADPGYDLGYKLSGKEWSLVQSTVELAGKEGQDRRKDKEKFQREEWFGAFLRVRNDAIVILCIICLQLPFELAYAHLYEVVGSDVIKFGLTAIYLFLIQHFTRIGGKVSVQLINHEKNVSREYRADSLVYKVFGLYFMQSYIGLFYHALLHRNFKTLRQVLIQRLIISEVLENLWENSFPYLKYSYKKHKVRKNKRHEKGSTRGKIQFASRVEKEYLKPSYSASIGEELEDGLFDDFLELALQFGMIMMFACVFPLAFAFAALVCPVQNNITEIRTDALKLLVIMKRPEPRTSVTIGAWLNIFQFLIVMSICTNSALLVCLYDQEGKWKIEPGLAAILVMEHVLLLIKFGVSRFVPEEPAWVRANRVKNATQAQDVCSKQLLRTISAKATKDD; translated from the exons ATGAGGAAACCAACACATATTG GGATGGACTTGCAATTTGAGTGGGAGGACGTCAATGCTTTTGTGCGTCAGCCGGACGGTTCATTGTTCAGCTGGTGTGAGCGTTTTCATTTCTACCGCCACTTGATATATGGGATA GTGAATAAGAGCCAGTCAGATATCATTCTAAAGTGGGATATGGAAGAAATCCACTGGGAACGTGGTGAACCTTTACTACAAAGATTGGAGTCAGAGAGCATTGTCAAACAAGTGTTTCCTATGCATA TTGAAACAAAGAGGAAAGAGCTTCTGAGAAGTTGGGCATTGAATTGGTTGGACTTCACAAAACAGCCAATTGATGATATTTACTCGTACTTTGGCACAAAG ATTGCAGTCTACTTCGCTTTTCTTGGAATGTATACTCGGTGGATGCTGTTTCCTGCAGGACTTGGGCTCATTTCACAGTTGATTGATTTTGG GCCATTCCAACTGCTAGTCCTCCCAATTTTCTTTGTAAGCATCACATTATGGGCTGTAATGTTTTTCCAGTTCTGGAAGCGTAAAAACTCTGCCCTTCTAACCAG GTGGCAGATCAGTTATTCAGTTGAAGCTGACCCTGGTTATGACCTGGGCTATAAGCTCTCTGGCAAAGAATGGAGCTTGGTACAGTCAACTGTGGAACTGGCTGGTAAAGAAGGGCAAGATAGAAGGAAGGATAAGGAAAAGTTTCAAAGAGAAGAATGGTTCGGAGCTTTTCTGAGGGTCAGGAACGATGCAATTGTTATCCTGTGTATCATATGCCTCCAGCTGCCATTTGAATTGGCCTATGCACATCTTTACGAGGTCGTTGGATCTGATGTTATAAA GTTTGGGCTGACAGCCATCTATCTCTTCCTCATTCAGCACTTCACAAGGATTGGGGGTAAAGTATCGGTTCAGCTGATTAACCATGAGAAAAATGTTAGCAGAGAATACCGGGCTGATAGCTTGGTCTATAAG GTTTTCGGTCTCTATTTTATGCAATCATATATTGGACTTTTCTACCACGCCCTCCTGCACCGGAACTTCAAGACTCTCCGTCAAGTCTTGATTCAGCGCCTCATCATCTCAGAG GTTTTGGAAAACCTGTGGGAGAACTCTTTCCCCTATCTGAAGTACAGTTATAAGAAACACAAAGTTAG AAAGAATAAAAGGCATGAAAAAGGATCAACAAGGGGCAAAATTCAATTTGCATCAAGGGTAGAAAAGGAATATCTGAAACCGTCCTACTCTGCAAGCATTGGGGAGGAGCTCGAGGATGGGCTGTTTGATG ATTTCTTGGAGTTGGCATTACAATTCGGAATGATCATGATGTTCGCTTGCGTATTCCCTCTTGCATTTGCCTTTGCTGCCTTG GTCTGTCCTGTGCAGAACAACATCACCGAGATTAGGACAGATGCACTGAAGCTGTTAGTTATCATGAAGAGACCCGAACCTCGTACTTCTGTGACCATTGGAGCTTGGTTGAATATATTTCAG TTTCTAATAGTGATGTCCATATGCACAAATTCCGCTCTCCTGGTGTGTTTATACGATCaggaaggaaaatggaaaattgaaCCTGGACTTGCAGCAATCCTAGTCATGGAACATGTGCTCCTGCTCATCAAGTTTGGAGTTTCTCGTTTTGTTCCTGAG GAACCCGCGTGGGTGAGGGCAAACCGTGTGAAGAATGCAACTCAGGCGCAGGACGTGTGCTCCAAACAGTTGTTGAGAACAATATCGGCCAAAGCTACCAAGGATGATTGA
- the LOC115737335 gene encoding uncharacterized protein At1g51745, translated as MSSSTGEPCNKGIDGSVGGLVWVRRRNGSWWPGRIMGHDELPESCLVSPRSGTPVKLLGRKDASVDWYNLEKSKRVKAFRCGEYDDCIEKAKAAAATLSKKVVKYARREDAILHALELESSRLGKDHPDFYCGNYSSGRDGALAMESPTISDSGRGSDEIFGDESDCDTDSHTGPELSQSVISFEEPNHVCSSKLQSAQGRRKTPNDSEDDGIEGSKRMRGLEDLGMGVVSNKMVQVVAVDESVHQDIAPGTSIVNFVPNGSPVNGCKGYSSSLKRKRSQVTIVHDFLKKKNRRRPLTKVLESTAMVSVPVTCDQSASSSGNCLGTASDCKGSGLEHLDSKKPSPMVPANSESPAVSHDNEPMVNDCKHAQKTNDFSKTKETSCLLGLHENELSDVLFDVPFVGDDRDSTGYPPMLARAQLSSLGRHSSQSGQLEAASLPCNHVNESGPNSLAAVHGDQVDQRIDKSTSKWQSKGKRNSRQLSKNRKQHPGRYLEMDKESNTYLAGLHKPDGCLPASDRGPGTTCVDGFPTMNAKLKSVSEGQLDGVPDWGSRVFPGESQMKRQAELKPPPNGSPTSQRSLPHRQSRFTVHSRHKTDEYPIGDLYSNSPLYDVELEVKASYRPTHVPLVSLMSKLNGKAIVGHPLSVEVLDGGYCDNLVNTVSCDAHKLSIWGGSDMGRVVHRSSGHVRRTAKSHSRKKSSKARKSGQLSKKMRKLSSLTGHKRGEDMGKFAVEKPAGPVIACIPLKVVFSRINEAVNGSVRPTHRALTSNS; from the exons ATGAGCAGTTCTACTGGTGAGCCCTGCAACAAGGGCATTGACGGGAGCGTAGGAGGGTTGGTTTGGGTTAGGCGGCGGAACGGTTCATGGTGGCCCGGTCGGATTATGGGCCATGACGAGCTGCCCGAGAGCTGTCTGGTCTCACCGAGATCGGGTACTCCAGTGAAGCTCCTTGGTCGCAAGGATGCTAGCGT GGACTGGTATAACCTCGAAAAATCCAAGAGAGTGAAGGCGTTTCGTTGTGGTGAGTATGATGATTGCATTGAAAAGGCAAAGGCAGCTGCCGCCACTTTAAGTAAGAAAGTGGTGAAATATGCAAGGAGAGAGGATGCAATCTTACATGCTCTTGAGCTTGAGAGTTCTCGATTGGGGAAGGACCATCCAGATTTTTATTGTGGAAATTATTCATCAGGGAGAGATGGTGCTTTGGCTATGGAGTCTCCTACAATCTCAGATTCTGGTAGAGGAAGTGATGAAATTTTTGGAGATGAGAGTGACTGTGATACTGATTCACATACGGGGCCTGAGTTATCTCAGTCTGTCATATCTTTTGAAGAACCAAATCATGTCTGTTCTTCTAAGCTGCAATCTGCACAGGGAAGAAGGAAAACCCCAAATGATTCGGAAGACGATGGAATTGAAGGAAGCAAGCGCATGAGAGGGCTTGAGGATCTAGGCATGGGTGTGGTGTCTAACAAAATGGTTCAGGTTGTTGCCGTTGACGAGTCGGTTCACCAAGATATAGCTCCTGGCACAAGTATTGTCAATTTTGTGCCAAATGGAAGTCCTGTTAATGGTTGCAAAGGCTATTCTTCATCTCTGAAGAGAAAGAGATCTCAAGTGACAATAGTGCATGACttccttaaaaagaaaaataggcgTCGCCCTTTGACCAAAGTTTTGGAGAGTACAGCGATGGTGTCCGTTCCAGTTACTTGTGACCAGTCAGCCTCTTCAAGTGGTAATTGTCTTGGCACTGCATCTGACTGCAAGGGATCTGGCTTGGAACATCTTGATTCAAAGAAACCGTCTCCCATGGTCCCAGCGAACTCAGAAAGCCCTGCAGTTTCACATGACAATGAGCCAATGGTAAATGATTGCAAGCATGCTCAGAAAACCAACGATTTCTCGAAGACAAAGGAAACTTCCTGCTTGTTGGGGCTACACGAGAATGAATTATCTGATGTGTTATTTGATGTGCCATTTGTTGGAGATGATAGAGACTCTACAG GTTATCCTCCAATGCTAGCCAGGGCTCAACTAAGCAGCTTAGGAAGGCATTCAAGTCAAAGCGGTCAACTAGAAGCTGCATCTTTGCCATGCAACCATGTTAATGAATCTGGTCCCAACAGTTTGGCTGCTGTTCATGGAGATCAAGTTGACCAAAGGATAGACAAGAGTACTTCCAAGTGGCAgtcaaaaggaaagaggaatTCCAGGCAGTTAAGTAAAAACAGGAAACAGCACCCGGGAAGGTATCTGGAAATGGACAAGGAATCTAATACATATCTGGCAGGTCTACATAAGCCAGATGGTTGCTTGCCAGCTTCTGATCGGGGACCTGGCACCACTTGTGTTGATGGGTTCCCTACTATGAATGCTAAACTGAAATCAGTTAGCGAAGGTCAGTTGGATGGCGTACCTGATTGGGGCTCGCGAGTGTTCCCAGGAGAATCTCAAATGAAAAGGCAAGCTGAGCTGAAGCCACCACCCAATGGTTCTCCAACTTCTCAAAGATCGCTCCCTCATCGTCAGTCTCGCTTTACTGTGCACTCTAGGCATAAGACAGATGAGTATCCTATCGGGGACTTGTACTCCAATTCACCCTTGTATGATGTTGAGCTGGAAGTCAAGGCTAGCTATCGTCCAACTCATGTTCCTTTGGTTTCGCTCATGAGTAAATTAAATGGTAAAGCCATTGTTGGACACCCTCTCTCAGTCGAGGTCCTAGATGGTGGGTACTGTGATAATCTGGTAAATACGGTCAGCTGTGATGCACATAAGCTCTCTATTTGGGGAGGTTCTGACATGGGTCGTGTGGTTCATAGAAGCTCAGGGCATGTCCGACGTACTGCTAAGTCCCATTCACGAAAAAAGTCGTCGAAGGCGAGGAAATCGGGTCAGTTGTCTAAAAAGATGCGGAAGTTGTCCTCATTGACCGGACATAAGCGAGGTGAGGACATGGGGAAATTCGCGGTAGAGAAGCCTGCTGGTCCTGTTATAGCTTGCATACCATTGAAAGTAGTGTTCAGTCGAATAAATGAAGCAGTGAACGGTTCAGTGAGACCGACTCATCGGGCTTTGACATCCAACAGTTAA
- the LOC115737342 gene encoding RWD domain-containing protein 1 yields the protein MTEYELEQSMEIEALEAILMDDFKEIHPSESGLNTSNKCFQINISPQEDDLDESTTTPVELALIFSHTERYPDEPPLLSTKSLRGIPSEDLRTLKEKLQQEAAENLGMAMVYTLVTSAKDWLSERFCQNDSTEDLEEEAAKDEIVVPHGEPVTVDTFLAWRERFEAELALERAKLMPESVLTATKEKRLTGRQWFESGRAKGTATVAEESDEEDEEEIDFDDDDFEDDEEDMLEHYLAEKSDSSAHSSRRMS from the exons ATGACCG AGTATGAGCTGGAGCAGTCAATGGAAATTGAAGCATTGGAAGCTATACTTATGGATGATTTTAAAG AGATTCATCCCAGCGAAAGTGGGTTAAATACATCCAATAAATGCTTCCAAATCAATATATCTCCACAG GAAGACGATTTAGACGAGTCAACAACTACACCTG TTGAACTGGCCTTGATATTCTCCCACACAGAAAGATATCCAGATGAACCTCCACTTTTAAGTACCAAAAG TTTACGTGGAATACCAAGTGAAGATCTTAGGACATTGAAAGAAAAGCTCCAACAAGAG GCAGCTGAAAACCTGGGAATGGCTATGGTATACACTCTTGTTACATCTGCAAAAGACTGGTTGTCTGAAAGATTTTGTCAAAACGACAGCACTGAGGACCTTGAAGAAGAGGCAGCAAAGGATGAG ATAGTTGTGCCCCATGGAGAACCAGTCACTGTGGATACGTTTCTTGCATGGAGAGAAAGGTTTGAAGCAGAGTTGGCACTAGAGCGAGCAAA GCTAATGCCCGAGTCTGTACTCACAGCAACCAAGGAAAAAAGGCTCACTGGAAGACAGTGGTTTGAAAGTGGAAGAGCG AAAGGTACAGCCACGGTTGCGGAGGAATCTGAtgaggaggatgaggaagaaaTTGACTTTGATGACGATGATTTTGAAG ATGACGAAGAAGACATGCTGGAGCACTATCTGGCCGAGAAATCAGATTCATCCGCTCATTCATCTAGGAGAATGAGCTAA